The Desulfosporosinus acidiphilus SJ4 genome has a window encoding:
- a CDS encoding sn-glycerol-1-phosphate dehydrogenase has product MLNLDLENMAGLNYKCSCGIFHRVDIQTIKLGNGVINQLPSLLTAFKNTRIFLIEDQNTFEVAGKKVKQLLEEDFQISQYIFREEHLVPNEMSLGRLLVEIPEDTTLILGIGSGTINDLARFLSYKLHIPYVIVGTAPSMDGYASVVSPLIVDGVKTTFEAVYPLAIVADLDIMKAAPMHMIQAGLGDILGKYTALADWHLARVLKEEYFCESVEKLVRSAVEKCELASERLPLRENEILESLTEALILSGLAIGMVGVSRPASGEEHHLSHCWEMIGMNNGSTSKWLHGNNVGVGVGIIAEAYRYLRTINIEKVLESGKYLNFNEEKWMETLTKVYGRSAPSVIQYKKESLCFNEHQRKSNMEKIMANWDEIIKICDSLVPEPGSIRETLKKAGAIVSPQQLGIDQEVFRASLVAAKDVRKRYGVLQLLEDVGMLEEAARYITDIYYN; this is encoded by the coding sequence TTGTTAAATCTGGACTTAGAGAATATGGCGGGACTAAATTATAAGTGTTCTTGTGGTATTTTTCATAGGGTTGATATCCAGACTATTAAGCTTGGCAATGGAGTAATAAATCAATTGCCAAGTCTGCTAACGGCCTTTAAAAATACGAGAATATTTTTGATCGAAGATCAGAACACGTTTGAAGTTGCTGGGAAAAAGGTCAAACAATTGTTAGAAGAAGATTTTCAAATTAGTCAATATATATTCAGGGAAGAGCATTTAGTTCCCAACGAAATGTCCCTTGGAAGACTTCTTGTAGAGATTCCTGAGGATACCACCCTGATCCTTGGTATTGGTTCCGGAACAATCAATGACTTGGCTCGGTTTTTAAGTTACAAACTACACATACCCTATGTAATCGTTGGTACTGCACCTTCTATGGATGGTTATGCTTCAGTGGTTTCTCCGCTTATTGTTGACGGAGTTAAAACAACCTTCGAGGCTGTTTACCCCTTAGCAATAGTAGCAGATCTCGATATTATGAAGGCTGCTCCAATGCATATGATCCAGGCAGGTCTCGGTGATATTTTAGGAAAATATACTGCACTTGCAGATTGGCACCTTGCCCGTGTATTAAAGGAAGAGTATTTTTGCGAGTCAGTTGAAAAATTAGTGCGTTCTGCAGTGGAAAAGTGTGAGCTAGCGTCTGAAAGGCTGCCCCTGCGAGAAAATGAAATTCTGGAAAGTTTAACAGAGGCATTAATTCTTTCGGGTTTAGCAATAGGCATGGTAGGGGTTTCTAGACCTGCTTCAGGCGAAGAACATCATCTATCCCACTGCTGGGAAATGATAGGGATGAATAATGGCAGCACATCAAAATGGCTTCATGGCAATAATGTGGGTGTTGGGGTAGGAATCATTGCGGAAGCCTATAGGTATTTAAGAACTATAAATATCGAAAAGGTACTAGAATCCGGGAAATATCTAAATTTCAATGAAGAGAAATGGATGGAGACTCTAACGAAGGTTTATGGAAGAAGTGCACCAAGTGTTATTCAGTATAAAAAAGAGTCGCTTTGCTTTAATGAACATCAACGAAAAAGCAATATGGAAAAAATTATGGCTAATTGGGATGAAATTATAAAAATATGTGATTCATTGGTACCGGAACCGGGTTCCATAAGAGAAACTCTAAAAAAGGCAGGTGCCATAGTTTCTCCACAACAATTAGGAATAGATCAAGAAGTTTTTAGGGCAAGCCTTGTTGCGGCTAAAGACGTGCGCAAAAGGTATGGGGTTTTACAGCTGCTTGAAGATGTGGGGATGCTTGAAGAGGCTGCTCGTTATATAACAGATATTTACTATAATTAA
- the mmsA gene encoding multiple monosaccharide ABC transporter ATP-binding protein, giving the protein MAETILEMKNITKTFPGVKALNNVNLKVKQGEIHALVGENGAGKSTLMKVLSGVYPHGSYAGDILFQNNLCEFKDIKQSEHLGIVIIHQELALIPFLSIAENIFLGNERSRHGVIDWNETTKKTKQLLKKVGLEESPNTLIANIGVGKQQLVEIAKALSKEVKLLILDEPTAALNEDDSQNLIDLIAELKSQGITSILISHKLNEISKIADSITILRDGATIETLDTKNDNITIDRIIKGMVGRDLVHRYPPRETEIGEISFEVKNWTVYHPIISGRKVCDNVNINVRKGEVVGIAGLMGAGRTELAMSIFGKSYGKKISGQIYKDGHEINLNNVNKAIKNGLAYVTEDRKELGLVLIDHIKGNISLANLNKISKGGIMNENEEVVHSENLRKKLNIKCSGILQQTGNLSGGNQQKVVLSKWIFTEPDILIMDEPTRGIDVGAKYEIYTIINQLATEGKGILLISSELPELLGMSDRIYIMNEGKVLGELSAKEASQEKIMEIIMKQEQGV; this is encoded by the coding sequence ATGGCAGAGACCATTCTCGAAATGAAAAATATTACCAAAACCTTTCCCGGTGTTAAGGCACTCAATAATGTCAATTTAAAGGTTAAACAAGGTGAGATTCATGCCTTAGTTGGGGAAAATGGTGCGGGTAAATCAACCCTCATGAAGGTTTTGAGCGGTGTGTATCCGCATGGGAGTTATGCCGGAGACATTTTGTTTCAAAACAATCTCTGCGAATTTAAAGATATAAAACAAAGTGAGCACTTAGGAATTGTAATAATTCATCAAGAGTTGGCTTTAATACCCTTTTTATCAATCGCCGAAAATATCTTTTTAGGAAACGAACGAAGTCGACACGGAGTTATTGACTGGAATGAAACAACGAAAAAAACAAAACAATTACTTAAAAAGGTCGGTCTTGAAGAGTCTCCAAATACTCTTATAGCCAATATAGGAGTTGGTAAGCAACAATTAGTTGAAATTGCTAAAGCTTTGTCAAAAGAAGTTAAATTATTAATTTTAGATGAACCCACTGCTGCTTTGAATGAAGATGATAGTCAAAATTTGATCGATTTGATTGCCGAGCTTAAAAGTCAAGGGATAACGTCGATTCTTATTTCCCACAAATTGAACGAAATTTCTAAAATCGCTGATTCAATCACGATATTACGTGATGGGGCAACCATCGAAACGCTTGACACTAAAAATGACAATATAACGATCGACAGGATCATCAAAGGTATGGTTGGCAGGGATTTAGTTCATCGTTATCCGCCAAGAGAAACGGAAATCGGTGAGATCAGCTTTGAAGTGAAGAATTGGACAGTTTATCATCCCATAATCAGTGGTCGTAAAGTATGTGATAATGTCAACATTAATGTTCGCAAAGGGGAAGTTGTTGGTATTGCAGGCCTTATGGGAGCGGGAAGAACTGAACTTGCAATGAGTATCTTTGGTAAATCCTATGGTAAAAAGATAAGTGGCCAAATATATAAAGACGGTCATGAAATAAATCTAAACAATGTAAATAAGGCTATTAAAAATGGTCTGGCGTACGTTACAGAAGACAGAAAAGAATTAGGATTAGTTTTAATAGATCATATAAAAGGAAATATATCACTAGCCAACCTTAATAAAATATCTAAGGGCGGCATAATGAACGAAAATGAAGAGGTTGTGCATTCGGAGAATTTGCGCAAAAAATTGAATATTAAGTGTTCCGGAATCTTACAGCAGACTGGCAATCTAAGCGGAGGAAACCAACAAAAGGTAGTACTCAGTAAATGGATTTTCACAGAGCCAGATATATTAATCATGGATGAACCCACCCGGGGTATCGATGTGGGAGCAAAATACGAAATTTACACGATTATCAACCAATTAGCAACAGAAGGAAAGGGCATCCTGCTAATTTCTTCTGAGCTTCCTGAATTACTGGGTATGTCCGACCGGATCTATATTATGAATGAAGGAAAGGTATTAGGAGAACTAAGTGCAAAAGAGGCATCTCAGGAAAAAATTATGGAAATCATTATGAAGCAGGAGCAGGGGGTATAA
- a CDS encoding acyl-CoA dehydrogenase, whose protein sequence is MSLLLNPQNYKSPQKDLPSREIMEKTLRFFEDKGLASIKEDDQASRWYTDFLKFIKEHQIFAALLTPAGYGAENSRFDLSRICEFNEISAFYSLSYQYAYQVTILGLGPIWMGNNEKVKHLTAKKLREGGIFAFGLSEKEHGADLYSNEMSLAPAGDGQFTANGGKYYIGNANEAALVSTFGRYKDTNDYVFFVVDSRHRNYKLVKKISTSGVRAAYVGDFELIEYPISEDDILSSGTLAWDSSLSSVNIGKFQLGFASIGICTHAYYEAINHASNRVLYGKKVTDFPHIQKIFTESYARLIAMKLYALRSLDYFRSASDEDRRYLLFNPIQKMKVTTQGMKIIEMLLDAIAAKGFEQDTYFETAIRDIGMIPRLEGTTHVNIALVIKFIQNYFFQPKEYPVIPKRDDPADDSYLFRQKAGKLASVRFPDYRIPYAGIKIPNVLVFFEQVELFRSFLEQASPSPEQVKNIDYMLALGEMFTLIVYAQLILEDTKLNPISPALLDEIFNFLVRDFAQFALTQISNYANSIEQEEFLKAMMKKPSHNPATVQTLWDNEVKPLVGAYQNS, encoded by the coding sequence ATGAGTTTATTACTTAATCCCCAAAACTACAAAAGCCCGCAGAAAGATTTACCCTCTCGAGAAATCATGGAGAAGACCCTTCGTTTTTTTGAAGATAAGGGGCTGGCAAGTATCAAGGAAGATGATCAGGCAAGCCGTTGGTACACCGATTTCCTCAAATTTATTAAAGAACATCAAATTTTCGCTGCTCTCTTGACTCCGGCAGGCTATGGAGCCGAAAATTCACGCTTTGATTTAAGCCGTATCTGTGAATTCAATGAGATTAGCGCCTTTTATTCCCTTTCTTATCAATATGCCTATCAAGTTACAATTCTTGGCCTCGGACCTATTTGGATGGGAAACAATGAAAAAGTCAAACATTTGACTGCTAAAAAGTTACGAGAAGGGGGAATCTTTGCCTTTGGCTTATCTGAAAAAGAACATGGTGCTGATCTCTATAGCAACGAGATGTCCTTGGCACCTGCCGGAGATGGGCAATTCACGGCCAACGGCGGAAAGTATTACATCGGCAACGCTAATGAGGCTGCGCTTGTTTCTACATTCGGACGTTATAAAGATACCAACGACTATGTATTTTTTGTTGTTGACAGCAGACACCGCAACTATAAATTAGTAAAAAAAATCTCCACCTCGGGAGTACGGGCTGCTTATGTAGGAGATTTTGAACTGATTGAATACCCGATTTCCGAGGATGATATCCTTTCCAGCGGCACTTTAGCTTGGGATTCTTCCCTTTCTTCTGTCAATATCGGCAAATTCCAATTAGGCTTTGCTTCTATCGGAATCTGTACCCATGCTTACTATGAAGCCATAAATCACGCCTCAAACAGAGTACTCTATGGCAAAAAGGTAACAGATTTTCCCCATATTCAAAAAATATTTACGGAATCCTATGCCCGCCTTATTGCCATGAAACTTTATGCTCTTAGGAGTTTGGATTATTTCCGCTCTGCCTCCGATGAAGACCGGCGCTATTTATTATTTAATCCAATTCAAAAAATGAAAGTTACTACACAAGGTATGAAAATTATCGAAATGCTTCTTGACGCCATTGCTGCCAAGGGCTTCGAACAAGATACCTATTTTGAGACAGCGATTCGCGATATTGGTATGATCCCTCGTTTAGAAGGGACCACTCATGTCAATATTGCTCTCGTAATTAAATTCATTCAAAATTACTTCTTCCAGCCTAAGGAATACCCTGTTATACCTAAACGTGACGATCCAGCGGATGATTCCTATCTTTTCCGCCAAAAAGCCGGCAAACTGGCCTCCGTCCGCTTCCCTGACTATCGTATACCCTATGCGGGCATCAAGATCCCTAATGTTTTGGTCTTCTTTGAACAAGTAGAACTTTTCCGTTCTTTCTTAGAACAAGCCAGTCCTAGTCCGGAGCAAGTGAAAAATATTGATTACATGCTCGCCTTGGGAGAAATGTTCACGCTCATCGTTTATGCCCAGTTGATCTTAGAAGATACCAAGCTTAATCCCATTTCCCCAGCTTTACTCGATGAGATTTTCAACTTTTTGGTTCGAGATTTTGCTCAATTTGCTTTGACCCAGATTTCCAATTATGCTAATTCCATCGAACAAGAAGAATTCCTGAAAGCAATGATGAAAAAACCAAGTCATAATCCTGCCACTGTTCAAACTCTTTGGGATAATGAAGTGAAGCCATTGGTTGGAGCCTATCAAAATTCCTAA
- the chvE gene encoding multiple monosaccharide ABC transporter substrate-binding protein — protein MKKVLSVLMLFFVMVFATACGASSSTASSSSTSGSTAASNGKIAGIAMPTKTSQRWIDDGNNMVKSLQALGYKTDLQYADNDVQNQISQIENMITKGANVLVIASIDGTALTDVLKKAHDAKIPVISYDRLIMNSPYVDYYATFDNFKVGVLQAGYIEKALGLKDGKGPFNIELFAGSPDDNNAKFFFDGAMSVLQPYITSGKLVVRSGQTAYAQVGTLRWDGATAQARMDNILSKNYTTAKVDAVLSPYDGISIGIISSLKGVGYGTASQKMPIITGQDCEVASVKSIIAGEQTSSIFKDTRVLAKKAAEMANDVLQGKTPVVNDTKSYNNGVKIVPSFLCDPVVVDKTNYQKILIDSGYYTADKLK, from the coding sequence ATGAAAAAAGTCCTGTCAGTATTAATGCTTTTCTTTGTAATGGTTTTCGCAACAGCATGCGGTGCGTCAAGCTCAACAGCTTCAAGCTCATCAACTTCAGGTTCAACCGCAGCCAGTAACGGTAAAATTGCAGGGATAGCAATGCCTACCAAGACATCACAAAGATGGATTGATGATGGTAACAACATGGTTAAATCATTGCAAGCACTAGGTTATAAAACTGATTTACAGTACGCGGATAATGATGTACAAAATCAGATATCACAGATTGAAAATATGATCACTAAAGGTGCCAATGTCTTAGTCATAGCTTCAATTGATGGCACAGCTCTGACGGATGTATTAAAAAAAGCACATGATGCTAAAATTCCGGTTATATCCTATGACCGACTAATCATGAACAGTCCTTATGTAGATTACTATGCAACGTTTGATAATTTCAAAGTTGGTGTACTTCAAGCAGGTTACATTGAAAAAGCTTTAGGATTAAAGGACGGAAAAGGTCCATTTAACATTGAACTGTTTGCCGGATCTCCAGATGATAACAATGCTAAATTCTTCTTTGATGGAGCTATGTCAGTTTTGCAGCCTTATATAACTTCCGGAAAATTAGTTGTCAGGAGCGGACAAACAGCTTATGCCCAAGTTGGAACCTTACGCTGGGACGGCGCTACTGCACAAGCGAGAATGGATAACATCCTCAGTAAAAACTATACAACAGCTAAAGTGGACGCTGTCTTATCTCCCTATGATGGTATCAGTATTGGTATCATATCCTCTCTTAAGGGTGTAGGCTATGGAACAGCAAGTCAAAAAATGCCTATAATCACAGGGCAAGACTGTGAAGTGGCTTCGGTTAAATCGATCATTGCCGGCGAACAAACCTCCTCGATATTTAAGGATACAAGAGTTTTAGCTAAGAAAGCTGCTGAAATGGCAAATGATGTTCTTCAAGGCAAAACTCCAGTAGTAAATGATACGAAATCTTATAACAACGGAGTTAAAATTGTCCCTTCGTTCCTTTGCGATCCGGTGGTTGTTGATAAAACAAATTATCAAAAGATTTTAATTGATAGCGGATACTATACAGCAGATAAACTCAAATAA
- the araD gene encoding L-ribulose-5-phosphate 4-epimerase, with the protein MLEELKKSVLEANLELPKKGLVTYTWGNVSGIDRQSNLIVIKPSGVPYEELNVEDLVVVDLEGNQVEGKLKPSSDTPTHLVIYRNFNQVGGVVHTHSRWATGWAQAGKGIPALGTTHADYFYGEIPCTRKLTPHEIQENYEKQTGEVIVETFLRGNPMFVPGVLVNNHGPFTWGKNAQEAVHNSVVLEEVAMMAYTACSLTPGINPIDQILLDKHFLRKHGANAYYGQ; encoded by the coding sequence ATGTTAGAAGAATTAAAAAAATCCGTCCTGGAGGCGAACCTGGAACTTCCTAAAAAAGGTCTTGTAACGTATACCTGGGGAAATGTCAGTGGCATTGACCGTCAGAGTAATCTTATTGTGATTAAGCCCAGTGGCGTTCCTTACGAAGAACTTAACGTTGAAGATCTTGTTGTCGTCGATCTTGAGGGAAATCAAGTAGAAGGTAAGTTAAAGCCTTCATCAGATACGCCGACTCATCTTGTCATTTATAGGAATTTTAATCAAGTGGGTGGTGTAGTTCATACACATTCGAGATGGGCTACGGGCTGGGCACAAGCGGGTAAAGGAATTCCGGCCCTGGGAACCACTCATGCGGATTATTTCTATGGAGAAATACCTTGTACCAGAAAGTTAACACCTCATGAAATACAGGAAAACTACGAAAAGCAAACCGGAGAAGTCATAGTAGAAACCTTTTTGCGCGGCAATCCAATGTTTGTGCCGGGGGTACTTGTGAATAATCACGGGCCTTTTACTTGGGGAAAAAATGCGCAAGAGGCAGTGCATAATTCTGTGGTGCTTGAAGAAGTAGCCATGATGGCTTATACTGCCTGCTCTCTTACACCAGGAATTAATCCCATTGATCAGATTTTGCTGGATAAGCATTTCCTAAGAAAGCATGGCGCAAATGCATATTATGGACAATAG
- the araB gene encoding ribulokinase, producing MNHKYTIGVDYGTQSGRAVLVEVKTGKEVAAAVKVYRHGVMDEYLPDGVTKLEPDWALQHPQDYLEVLRETIPEVLKKSGVKAEDVIGLGIDFTACTMLPTYKDGTPLCFDENLKSNPHAYVKLWKHHAAQEEANKLNKIAEERGERFLKNYGGKISSEWMMPKILQIVNEAPDIYDLADRFMEATDWVVFELTGEEKRNSCTAGYKAIWHKQEGYPSRDFFKSLHPKLENVVEEKLSTDIYSIGSKAGEITSKAAELTGLKIGTAVAVGNVDAHVSVPALGMTEAGKMLMIMGTSTCHVMLGTDEKVVPGMCGVVEDGIIPGLLGYEAGQSCVGDHFEWFVENCVPASLTEEAEERGLDIHGLLTEKAEKLQAGESGLIALDWWNGNRSVLVDVDLTGMILGCTLLTKPEEIYRALIEATAYGTRKIIDTFEENGVPIHELYAAGGIAEKNKLMMQIYADVTNREIRISASAQTPALGSAMFGAVVAGKEKGGYDSIVEAAKHMGKVKEEYYKPNKKNVEIYEKLYAEYNILHDYFGRGTNDVMKRLKKIKAAVK from the coding sequence ATGAATCATAAATATACTATTGGAGTGGATTACGGAACTCAATCTGGGAGAGCCGTACTCGTTGAAGTAAAAACTGGGAAAGAGGTCGCTGCGGCAGTAAAAGTTTACCGTCATGGTGTAATGGATGAGTATTTACCCGACGGTGTAACCAAGTTGGAACCAGATTGGGCGCTTCAACATCCTCAAGATTATCTGGAGGTTCTACGTGAAACGATTCCTGAAGTTTTAAAGAAATCAGGAGTTAAGGCTGAAGATGTCATTGGCCTGGGGATTGACTTTACTGCTTGCACAATGTTACCAACTTACAAGGATGGTACGCCGCTTTGCTTTGATGAAAACCTTAAATCAAATCCTCATGCTTATGTGAAGCTTTGGAAACATCATGCTGCCCAAGAGGAAGCGAATAAGTTAAATAAGATAGCCGAAGAAAGAGGAGAAAGATTCCTTAAAAATTACGGCGGGAAAATTTCTTCAGAATGGATGATGCCCAAGATATTACAGATTGTTAACGAGGCACCTGATATTTATGATTTGGCAGATCGGTTTATGGAAGCTACAGATTGGGTAGTATTTGAGCTCACCGGAGAAGAAAAACGCAATAGTTGTACAGCAGGGTACAAAGCAATATGGCACAAACAAGAGGGGTACCCTTCTCGAGATTTCTTTAAGTCGCTTCATCCAAAACTTGAGAACGTCGTTGAAGAGAAACTTAGCACGGATATCTACTCGATTGGTTCAAAAGCAGGAGAAATTACATCCAAAGCAGCAGAACTAACAGGATTGAAAATTGGAACTGCCGTAGCTGTCGGTAATGTAGATGCACACGTCTCAGTTCCCGCCTTGGGCATGACGGAGGCAGGCAAGATGTTGATGATTATGGGAACATCAACATGTCATGTCATGCTGGGTACCGACGAAAAGGTTGTGCCGGGCATGTGCGGTGTGGTTGAAGACGGAATCATTCCAGGTTTACTGGGCTATGAGGCCGGCCAATCCTGCGTCGGAGACCATTTTGAATGGTTTGTCGAAAATTGTGTGCCAGCTAGCCTGACTGAAGAAGCGGAAGAACGAGGTTTGGATATTCATGGGCTCTTAACGGAAAAGGCTGAAAAGCTCCAAGCAGGCGAAAGCGGCTTGATTGCCTTAGACTGGTGGAATGGCAATAGATCTGTTCTCGTGGATGTTGACCTCACCGGAATGATTTTAGGGTGCACTCTTTTAACAAAGCCGGAGGAAATTTATAGGGCATTAATCGAAGCAACAGCGTATGGAACACGGAAGATCATAGATACTTTTGAGGAAAATGGGGTTCCGATTCATGAATTATATGCTGCTGGTGGGATTGCTGAGAAAAATAAGCTCATGATGCAGATCTATGCCGATGTCACGAACCGAGAAATTAGAATATCGGCTTCGGCTCAAACGCCAGCTCTTGGTTCCGCCATGTTCGGAGCGGTGGTTGCAGGGAAAGAAAAGGGCGGATATGATTCAATTGTTGAGGCTGCAAAACACATGGGTAAGGTTAAAGAAGAGTATTATAAACCCAATAAGAAAAATGTCGAAATCTATGAAAAACTTTACGCGGAATACAATATCCTCCATGATTACTTCGGGCGAGGCACAAATGACGTCATGAAAAGGCTAAAGAAGATCAAAGCCGCTGTAAAATAG
- the araA gene encoding L-arabinose isomerase, with protein MLGIKKSVFWFVTGSQDLYGPEVLQIVEEHSRLMTEGLNNDSDIPYQIEFKSVLKTPEGIHKLCQEANVDESCAGLITWMHTFSPAKMWIAGLSELNKPLLHLHTQFNRDLPWDKIDMDFMNLNQSAHGDREYGFIGARLQIPRKVVVGYWEDPEVCGKIGTWMHTAVGYTEGRQLKVARFGDNMREVAVTEGDKVEAQIKLGWSISGYGVGDLVRYIDDISDTAVNQLMEEYETLYDIASEVREEGSFRDAVREQARIELALKAFLNEGGFSAFTTTFQDLHGMKQLPGLAAQRLMAAGYGFGAEGDWKTAALVRIMKIMAAGKGTSLMEDYTYHLEKGHEMILGAHMLEICPTLADNRPRIEVHPLSIGGKADPARLVFDGAAGPAICASLIDLGGRFRLIVNEVDALKSPHSLPKLPVARVLWKPQPNLRDAAEAWIRAGGAHHTCFSLNVTAEQLLDWSEMAGIEYLLINKDTNLLAFRNELRWNDVAWKLKV; from the coding sequence ATGTTAGGAATTAAAAAATCAGTATTTTGGTTTGTAACGGGAAGTCAAGATTTGTATGGACCTGAAGTGCTTCAGATAGTGGAGGAACATTCTAGGTTGATGACGGAGGGCTTAAATAACGACTCAGACATCCCTTATCAAATCGAATTCAAGTCGGTTTTGAAAACACCAGAGGGTATTCACAAGTTGTGTCAAGAGGCAAATGTCGATGAATCTTGTGCCGGCCTAATTACGTGGATGCATACATTTTCACCTGCGAAAATGTGGATTGCAGGCCTTTCAGAGTTGAACAAACCGCTTTTACATCTGCATACTCAGTTTAATCGTGATCTTCCTTGGGATAAGATTGACATGGATTTTATGAATTTAAACCAATCCGCTCATGGTGACCGGGAATATGGTTTTATTGGTGCACGTTTGCAGATTCCACGGAAAGTGGTTGTCGGCTACTGGGAAGACCCTGAAGTATGCGGGAAAATAGGCACTTGGATGCACACAGCAGTTGGATATACAGAGGGACGCCAGCTTAAGGTCGCACGGTTTGGCGATAACATGCGCGAAGTGGCTGTGACAGAAGGAGATAAAGTAGAAGCTCAGATCAAATTGGGTTGGTCTATAAGTGGGTACGGAGTTGGGGATTTAGTAAGATATATTGACGACATTTCCGACACGGCAGTAAATCAATTGATGGAAGAATATGAGACTCTTTATGACATTGCCTCGGAGGTAAGGGAAGAAGGTTCCTTTCGTGATGCTGTTCGAGAGCAGGCTCGCATTGAACTAGCTTTAAAGGCCTTCTTGAATGAAGGTGGTTTTAGTGCATTTACCACGACCTTCCAAGATTTACATGGCATGAAACAGCTTCCTGGTCTGGCAGCACAACGTCTCATGGCAGCCGGGTATGGCTTTGGTGCTGAAGGGGATTGGAAAACAGCCGCCTTGGTTCGAATCATGAAGATCATGGCCGCAGGAAAAGGGACTTCACTCATGGAAGATTACACCTATCATCTGGAAAAGGGTCATGAAATGATCCTTGGAGCACACATGCTTGAAATTTGCCCCACCTTAGCAGACAATCGCCCGCGGATTGAAGTTCATCCGCTTTCCATTGGAGGAAAAGCAGATCCTGCACGATTGGTCTTTGACGGTGCCGCTGGTCCTGCAATTTGTGCCTCACTAATAGATTTGGGAGGACGCTTTCGTCTCATAGTCAATGAAGTAGATGCCTTAAAATCGCCGCATTCACTGCCAAAACTTCCGGTTGCCAGAGTTCTCTGGAAACCTCAGCCCAATCTTAGAGATGCCGCAGAAGCATGGATTCGTGCCGGTGGAGCCCATCATACTTGTTTTTCATTGAATGTCACGGCTGAGCAATTGTTAGATTGGTCTGAAATGGCAGGCATCGAATATCTTTTAATTAACAAGGACACTAATCTTTTGGCTTTTCGCAATGAATTACGTTGGAACGATGTCGCTTGGAAACTAAAAGTGTAG
- the mmsB gene encoding multiple monosaccharide ABC transporter permease, whose translation MGSLYKMFRENITKYSMVIALVGIMIFFQFASGGILLKPLNITNLILQNSYILILAIGMLLVIVAFQIDLSVGSVAAVVGALSAILIINHHVSVALGIIIALVVGALIGAFQGFWIAVVRIPAFITTLAGMLIFRGLTYVSLQGTSIAPFPSSFQKMSTGFIPDFFHGKGLHITTVVIGLILTILYVIYEMRKRRTQKKYNFEVLPQGLLIAKMAAIIVIINLFFYVLAIYKGIPNVLILLLVLIAFYTFITTKTTLGRHIYALGGNEKAARLSGVKTRQVIFLVFVNMGILSALSGLVFAARLNSGTPNAGTGFELDAIAACFIGGASTAGGIGTIMGAIIGGLVMGVMNNGMSLIGVGIDWQQTIKGLVLLFAVAFDVYSKSKTA comes from the coding sequence ATGGGATCTCTATATAAAATGTTTAGGGAAAATATAACTAAATACAGTATGGTTATTGCGTTAGTAGGTATTATGATCTTCTTCCAGTTTGCATCCGGCGGTATTTTATTGAAACCTTTAAATATTACCAATTTAATATTGCAGAACAGTTACATCCTAATATTGGCAATTGGAATGCTGCTTGTCATAGTTGCTTTTCAAATTGACCTGTCTGTGGGTTCAGTAGCCGCTGTAGTTGGTGCTCTCTCGGCAATATTGATCATAAACCATCATGTTTCAGTTGCCCTGGGAATAATCATTGCCCTAGTAGTTGGTGCTCTCATTGGAGCATTTCAAGGGTTCTGGATTGCTGTTGTAAGGATACCGGCATTTATTACTACCCTTGCGGGGATGTTGATATTTAGAGGTCTCACTTATGTATCCCTTCAAGGTACTTCTATTGCACCGTTTCCTAGCTCATTCCAAAAGATGAGTACCGGTTTTATTCCGGATTTCTTTCATGGGAAGGGTCTTCATATCACTACGGTCGTTATCGGGCTCATATTAACAATTTTATATGTGATCTATGAAATGAGAAAGAGAAGAACACAAAAAAAGTACAATTTTGAAGTGCTGCCTCAGGGTCTTTTAATTGCAAAGATGGCCGCCATTATTGTAATTATAAATCTATTTTTTTATGTCCTTGCTATCTATAAAGGAATACCTAACGTTTTGATACTACTGCTTGTGCTAATCGCCTTTTATACATTTATTACTACAAAGACGACTTTAGGAAGACACATTTATGCCCTTGGTGGTAATGAAAAGGCGGCTAGACTATCTGGGGTAAAAACAAGACAAGTTATTTTTCTAGTCTTCGTAAACATGGGGATTCTTTCCGCTCTTTCTGGATTAGTCTTTGCCGCAAGATTAAATTCAGGCACACCCAATGCAGGTACAGGCTTTGAACTTGATGCTATTGCTGCCTGCTTTATTGGAGGAGCATCTACTGCCGGCGGCATAGGTACTATTATGGGGGCAATAATTGGTGGGCTTGTTATGGGGGTAATGAACAACGGTATGTCACTAATAGGTGTTGGGATTGACTGGCAGCAGACCATCAAAGGCTTAGTACTGTTATTTGCCGTAGCATTTGATGTCTATTCAAAATCGAAAACTGCTTAA